In the Streptomyces sp. SJL17-4 genome, GCGGGCGACGGCGTTCGCCACGCGCGCGTGGGCGGCGGCCGCGGCCTCGGGGCCCCGCCCGAAGGTGTCGGCGTCGCGGTCGCAGTGCCACTCGTCGTACGAGGCGTCCTGGAACTGGAGCTGGAAGGAACGCACCCCGAGCGCCCACATCGCGTCGATCTTCCGCGTCAGCGCCGCCATGTCACCGGGCGAGGACAGGCACATGGACTGGGCGGGCGCCACGGCCCAGCCGAGCGTCACGTGGTTGGCGCGGGCCCGCTCGGCGAGCGCGCGGAACTCGGCCTGCTGCGCCGCCGGGTAGGGCTCGCGCCACTGCACGCCCCGGTACGGGTCGTCGCCGGGCGCGTACAGATAGCGGTTCTGCTTGGTCCGGCCCAGGAAGTCGATCTGCGCGAGCCGCTGTGCGGCCGTCCAGGGGGTCCCGTAGAAGCCCTCGGTGATCCCGCGCTCGGCCGTGCCCGGCCAGTCGCGCACGACGACCCCCGGTAGCTCCCGGCCACTGCCGAGGAGCTGACGCAGCGTCTGCACGGCGTGGAACAGTCCGTCGTCGCCCACCCCGTCCAGGACGACCGTGTCCCGGCCCCCGAGGCGGCCCGTGGCGAGCCGGTAGCCGCCACGCGGCAGATCGAGCCGGTCGGGCACGCGCAGGGCGCTCAGCGCGTCCTCGGCGGCCTCGCCCGAGGGGCCCGCGGCCCGGAAGAGCGGTCCCCGGCCCGGGAGCCCGGTGTGGACGGTCCGCACCCCGGCGGCCCGCAGCAGCTCGCGCAGGGCGGCGAGGGCGTACGGATCGGCGTCGGCGTCCGCGAGCAGGGTCACCTCGTCCCCGAGGGGTACGGCGGATCCGGCGGCGGTCAGCGACTGCGGACGCGGCCAGACGGCGGGCACGCGCGCGGAGCCGGCGTCGGCGGAGGCGGCGGAGCCCGCGGAGGGGGCCGTGGTGGAGGAAGCCGTAGGGGCGACCGGGTCGGCCGGGGCGCTCGGCGCCGTCGGAACCCTCGGCGCTGTCGGGGTGAACGGCGCTGTCGGGGTGAACGGCGCGGCCTTCGGGCGTTCGTTCGGGGCCGTCCCCGGGACCGCCTGCGCCGAGCCCGGCACCGCGCCGCCGAGGAGGCCGCCGATGACGGCGGCGGCGACCGCCGTCGCGGTGCGCCTGCTGTGCCCGAGGTGCCCGAGGTGCACGGGGATCTCCCTTCGGCCGGGGCCGCCGGCCGCTCGCCGGTTTGGTCACGAGTGGGTCACGAGCCCACCACCCGTCGCACGGAGGTGTCAATGCGCGTGGCCGATGTGTCGGCTTTGCCCGGCGAGCCGTCGGCGAGGTGACGTCACTCCGCCACATTCCGCCGGTAAAACGAGGTGCGGTGGGTAGGGCTCAGTCGTTACCCAAGTCCCACCAGTCGAGACGAATCGGGAGACCCCCGTGACCACGACCGCCCCGCACCTCGGACGGATACGGATTCCGCAGCAGCCGGCCCGCGCCGACGAGCCGCTGACCAGCGAACCGCCGCTCCCCGACGCCGCGCCCCTCACCAGCGAACCGCCGCTGACCGTCGCGGCCCCCCTCACCAGCGAACCCACCGCCCCAGGAAGTGCGGGCACGGAGTCCCCCGGAGTGTGAAGTGACCCTGGCCCGTCTCGCCGCCCGTCACGGCGTCGCCACCGCCTACAGCCCCTCCGCGGGCGTCACCGTGCCCGTGCCGGACGCCACCGTGGTGACCGTCCTCGGCGCCCTCGGTGTGGACGCGGCGACACCGGAAGCGGTCGCCGCGGCCCTCGACGCGGCCGAACGGGCCGACGGGGAGCGTCTGTTGCCCCCGACCCTGGTCCAGTGGCGCGGCGCGGAGCCCGCCCGCCCGCCGGCGGACCTGGCGCCCGGCACCCGGCTCCGGGTCACCACCGAGGACGGCGCCGTCGTCACCGGCCAGGACTGGGAGCACCTTCCCCTCGGCGTCCACACGGTCGAGGCGCAGGCCCCCGACGGGCGCGGCGCCACCGCCACCCTGATCGTCGCCCCCGCGCGCGTGCCCGCCCCCGAGCGGCGCGCGTACGGGCTGCTCGTCCAGCTCTACTCGCTGCTCTCCACCCGCTCCTGGGGCATGGGCGACCTCGGCGACCTGCGGGAACTCGCCACCTGGGCCGGTCGCACGCACGGCGCCGGCTTCGTCCAGGTCAACCCGCTCCACGCGGGCGTGCCCGGGGCCCCGAGCGACCCCTCCCCGTACCGCCCGTCCTCACGCCGCTTCCCCGACCCGGTCCATCTGCGGATCGAGGAGATCCCCGAGTACGCCCTGATCGGCCCCGAGCGCCGCGAGGAGCTCGACCTGATCCTCGCCGACGCCGCCGACCTGCGGGAACGGGTCCTCGGCAAGGGCGCGGTGATCGACCGGGACGCCGTGTGGGAGATCAAGCGGCGCGCCCTCGAACTCGTCGTCGGCGGTGTGGAACTCGGCCCCGGGAGACGCGCCGACTTCCATGACTTCCTCGCCGCGCGCGGCCGTGCCCTGGAGGACCACGCCACCTACCAGGCCCTCGCCGAGCGGCACGGCCACCGCTGGCGGACCTGGCCCGAGGAGCTGCGCGCCCCGCGCACGGCGGAGGCCGTCGTCCGCGACGACCCCGCCCTCGCCGCCCGCGTCGACTTCCACTGCCGGCTCGCCTGGCTGACGGACCGGCAGCTCGCCGACGCCGCCGCTGCCGCCCGCGAGGCAGGGATGGAGGTCGGGATCGTCCACGACCTGGCGGTCGGCGTCCACCCGGAGGGCTCCGACGCCTGGGCCCAGCAGGACGCCTTCGCGGCCGGCATGTCGGTCGGCGCCCCGCCCGACGCCTTCAACTCCCGCGGCCAGGACTGGGGCCTGCCGCCCTGGCGGCCCGACGCCCTGGCCGCCGCCGGCTACGCCCCGTACCGCGGGCTCCTGCGCGAACTCCTGCGCCACGCGGGCGCGCTGCGCATCGACCATGTGATGGGCCTGTTCCGCCTCTGGTGGGTGCCGGAGGGCCGCGAGCCCACCGAGGGCACCTACGTCCGGTACGACGCCGAGGCGATGCTCGCCGTCCTGGTCCTGGAGGCCCACCGCGCCGGGGCCCTCGTCATCGGCGAGGACCTCGGCACGGTCGAGTCCGGTGTACGGGAGGAGCTGGCCGCCCGCGGGGTGTTCGGCACCTCCGTGCTCTGGTTCGAGCGGGACTGGGCGCACTCCGGTCGCCCGCTGGCCCCGGCCGAGTGGCGTGCCGCGTGCGTGGCCACCGCCACCACCCATGACCTGCCTCCGACCGCCGCCCGGCTCTCCGGCGACCACGTCACCCTGCGGCACCGCCTCGGTCTGCTCTCCGGAGACCTGGCGCGCGAGCGGGCCTCGGACGCGGCCGAGACCGCCGAGTGGCTGGGCCTGTTCCAGCGGCTCGGGCTGCTCCCGGAGGGCGCGGGGGGCGAAGAGGCCGAGATCAGGGCCGTCCACCGGTTCCTGCTCGACACCCCGGCCCGGATGGTCGGGGTCTGGCTGCCGGACGCGGTGGGGGACCGCAGACCGCAGAACCTGCCGGGCACCTGGGACGAGTACCCCAACTGGCGGCTGCCGCTCGCGGACGCGGACGGGCAGCCGATGACCCTGGAGCGCCTCGCCGCCTCGCCGCGGGCACACGCCCTGCTGCGCGAACTCCACGCGCGTACGGCGGTCCCGGAGACAGGTACGCCCCTCTCCGAAGCCCGCGCGACCCCTTCCGACGCCCGTACGGCACCCTCCGACGCCCGTACGGCACCCCCGGGCGCGCGGTCCGATTAGCTGTTCGCTACGTTTGCACCGTGGACAAGAAGAACGCACTGCGCGCCGGCTCGCTCGCGGCCGGCACGACGCTGATGATGCTGCTCATGTCGTCCCCCGCGCTCGCGCTCACCCGCGACGACGGCGACGACCCGGCCCCCAAGCTGGAGGTCATCGAGACCCTCGGCCTGTTCGTGGCCGCACCGCTGGTGCTGTTCCTGGTGATCGCCGGTCTGGTGATGTTGCTCGACAAGTCCAAGAAGGCCTGACCGCCTCCTCTTCCGCTCCGCCGAGGGCGCCGCACGGTACGACGTACCGTGCGGCGCCCTCGCGTGCGTCCAGCCCCTTTCAGCGGCCCGGTGTCGGCCTCACGCGGTGGTCGCGAGCAGCTTCCGCAGCAGCCCGGCCAGCTGCGCCGCCTCCTCCTCGCTGAGTGCGCCCTCCAGGGCCGCCCGCTGCTGCGCCAGACCGGCAGCGACGGACTGGTCCACCAGCTCCCGGCCGTGCTCGGTGAGCGTGACCCGCAGCCCGCGCCGGTCGTGCGGGTCGGGGCTGCGGGTGACGAGCCCCGCCTTCTCCAGCTTGTCCAGCCGGCCGGTCATCCCACCGGTGGTGATCATCAGCGTCGCCGTCAGCTCGCGCGGCGAGAGCGTGTACGGCTCCCCTGAGCGGCGCAGGGTCGCGAGGACGTCGAACTCCCCGAGCGTCAGGCCGTAGGGCGCGTACGCCTTGTCCACCCGGCCGCGCATCGCGTTCGCGAGCCGGTAGATCCGCCCGAAGACGGCCATCGGCACGGTGTCCAGGTCGGGGCGGACCACCGCCCACTGATCGGTGATGGCGTCGACGGCGTCGTGGGCGGGGCCGGGGCCGGGGCCGAGGGCGGTGCCGGGGGTCTTCGTGTCCATGCGAGCAGTCTCCTCTTCCGCCTGACTCGATGGCAAGAAAGCCACTTGCAAGTAAGTAGCTTAGTGGTAAGTTAATTACCGCCAAGCCAGTCCGGCCCACCCGGACCGGCACGGCCGCCCCGGCCCACCCGGACCGGCATCCGCAGCAAGGGGGAGACCGTCATGTCCCGCAAGGCAGCCGTCGTCGCACTGACCGCCCTGGCCCCGATCTCCTGGGGCTCCACCTACTTCGTCACCACGGAGTTCCTGCCGCCCGACCGGCCGCTCTTCACCGGCCTGATGCGCGCCCTGCCCGCCGGACTCCTGCTCCTGGCGCTCACCCGCAAGCTCCCGCAGGGCGCCTGGTGGTGGAAGTCCGCGGTCCTCGGAGCCCTCAACATCGGCGCGTTCTTCCCGCTGCTCTTCCTCGCCGCCTACCGGCTCCCCGGCGGCGTCGCCGCCGTCGTCGGCTCGGTCGGCCCGCTCTTCGTCGTCGGGCTCGCCGCCCTCTTCCTCGGCGAGAAGCCCACGGTGAGGACCCTGCTCACCGCGATCGCCGCCGCCCTCGGCGTCAGCCTGGTGGTCCTCAAGGCCGGTGCGGCGTTCGACACCGTCGGCGTGCTCGCGGGACTGCTCTCCTCGCTCTCGATGTCCGCGGGCGTCGTCTTCACCAAGCGCTGGGGCCGCCCCGAGGGCGTCGGCGCCCTCGCGCTCACCGGCTGGCAGCTCACCGCGGGCGGCCTGATCATCCTGCCGATCGCCTTTCTGATCGAGGGCGCCCCGCCGGCCCTGACCGGCACCAACCTGGCCGGGTACGCCTACCTCGCCTTCGGCAACACCGCGATCTCGTACTTCCTCTGGTTCCGCGGCATCGAGCGCCTCAGCGCCTCCTCCGCCACCCTCCTCGGACCGCTCTCGCCCATCACCGCCGCGATCATCGGCTGGGCTGCGCTCGGTCAGGCCCTCGGTGCGGTGCAGCTGCTCGGCATGGCGATCGCCTTCGGTGCGACCCTGGCGGGCCAGCTGGGCCCCCGTACGCCCAAGGAGGCCGGACCGGCCGCCGAGGCAGAGGTCGAACCGTTCAGCTCTGCTGAAGGAAATGGTCAGGAAGTTTCGATGGACCTGGAAGGTTCGGGAGTGCGACGGTAGGCCCCATGAGCCTGATCACCGCACGCCACCCGACCCCCGTCGTCACCCGGAAGCCGGCGCCCGCCCGAGGCGCCGGCTTCGGTGTGCTCCTCGCCCTGCTCGCCACCGTCGTCTGGTCCGGCAGCTTCGTCGCCACCCGCGACATGGCCGACTCGGTCCCACCCGTCCAGGCCGTCTTCTGGCGCTGGGTCATCGCCCTGGTCGCCGTCGCCCCCTTCGCCGCCCGCCCGTTCTGGCAGCAGCGGAAGGCGATCCGGCGGCACCTCGGATTCGTCGCGCTCGCCTCGCTCTTCGGCGTCGCGCTCTACAACACCCTGGTGCACCAGGCCGGACTGACCACCTCCGCCACCAACATGGGCATGATCATGGCCGCCTCCCCGGTGATCATGGCGGTGTGGTCCCGGCTCGGCGGCGAACGCCTCGGCGCCCGCCGCGTCCTCGGCATGCTGGCCGCCGGCATCGGCGTCCTGCTGCTCGTCGGAAAGGGCTCCCTCGCCGTCGACTTCACGGCGGGCGACCTGTGGATGTTCGCCGCGGCCCTGTCCTTCGCCTCGTACAGCGCCCTTCTCAAGCGCAAGCCCGCGGAGATCGGCGGACTCGCCTTCCTCTTCGTCACCTTCCTGCTCGGTGCGCTGATGCTCGCCCCCCTGTACGCCGTGTCCCTCGCCGTCCAGGGCGGATTCACCGTCGGCGTCGCCACCGTCGGCCCCCTGCTCTATGTGGGCGTCGCATCCTCCGCCGTCGCCTTCTTCGCCTGGAACAAGGCCATCTCCCTCATCGGCGCGGCCCGCGCGGGCGTCGTCTATTACCTCCAGCCCGTCTGCGTCGCCCTCCTGTCGTACGCGCTGCTCGGCGAGCGGCTCGGCGCCCTCGGCGTGGCCTGCATGGTGCTCATCCTCGGCGGAGTGGCCCTGAGCTCGGCCACGGGTGCGCGCAGGGCCGGATAGGTCCGGATAGGTTGCGCCCCATGACCGAGTGGGACATCAAGAAGCTCCAGATCCTCCGCACCCTCCGTGATCGCGGCACCGTCACCGCGACCGCGGAGGCGCTGCTCATGACCCCCTCGGCCGTGTCGCAGCAGCTCACCAACCTCGCCAAACAGCTCGGCGTACCCGTCCTCGAGGCCCAGGGCCGCCGGGTCAGGCTCACCGACGCCGCCCACCTCGTGCTGCGGCACGCGGAGGTGGTCTTCGCCCAGCTGGAGCGCGCCGACGCCGAACTCGACGGCTATCTGCGGGGCGAGGCCGGAGAAGTGCGGGTGGCGGCCTTCTCGACGGCCGTGCCCGCCCTCGTCGTGCCCGCGGTACGCCAGTTGCGGAGCGCGCACCCCGGGCTCGACGTCCGGATCCGGGAGGCCGAGGCGGCGGAGGCGTACGAGCTGCTCTCGGCCGGCGAGGTCGATCTGGCGCTCTCGCTCGCCGCGCACGCGCCCTCCGCGCGCGACCCCAAGTTCAGCCGGGTCCCGCTGCTCGCCGACCCCCTCGACGTGGCCCTGCCGGCCGGGCACCCGCACGCCGACGCGCCCGGCCTGCGGCTCGCCGACCTCGCCGCCGAGCCCTGGATCTTCGGCGGCTCGGGCCCCTGGTCGGAGATCACCACCGCCGCCTGCGAGGCCGCCGGGTTCGTGCCCGAGCAGGCCCACAGCGCCTCCGGCTGGACCGCGATCCTCGCCATGGTCGAGGCCGGGATGGGCGTCGCCCTGGTGCCCCGGATGGCCTCCGCGGAACGCCGGGGCGGCTCCGGGATCGTGATGCGCGTCCTCGCCGCCGACCAGCCGCGCCGCCATGTCGTCGCGGCGGTGCGCCGTGGGGCGGAGGAGGGCCCGGCGGTGGCACGGGTGCTCGCCGCGCTCCGGCAGGCGGCGACCCAGAGGGAAACCGTTCAGCAGAACTGACGGCGGCATCGTTCGACAGAGCTGAGCCCGGCACCATTCAGAAGAGCTGAAGATATCCGTCGAAAACATTCGATGGACCCACCAGGTCCCCGAGGCGCACAGTCGACGCATGACCTTCGAGACGAGCCAGGACCAGGACCCGCACGCCAACGACGCCGCCCCGTACTCCGGTGGCGACCCGTACGCCGACTACCGGACCGGTGACTTCCCCTTCACCGAGCTGGTCGACCTCGCCGACCGCCGTCTCGGCGCCGGGGTCGTCGCCGCGAACGACGAGTTCTTCGCCGAGCGGGAGAACCTCCTCGTCCGCGAGCGGGCCGTCTTCGACCCGGAGCACTTCGGGCACAAGGGCAAGATCATGGACGGCTGGGAGACCCGCCGCCGCCGTGGCGCCGACGCCGAGAACGTCTTTCCCGCCCCCGAGGACCACGACTGGGCGATCGTCCGGCTCGGCGCCCCCGGCGTGATCCGCGGGATCATCGTCGACACCGCCCACTTCCGCGGCAACTACCCGCAGCGCGTGAGCATCCAGGCCACCTCGGTGGAGGGCTCGCCCAGCCCCGAGGAGCTGCTCGACGCCAAGTGGGAGGAGCTCGTCCCGCCGACCCCCGTCCGGGGCCACGCCGCCAACGGCTTCACCGTCACCGCCGAGCGCCGCTGGACCCACCTCCGGGTCTGCCAGCACCCCGACGGCGGCATCGCCCGCCTCCGTGTCCACGGCGAGGTCGTGCCCGACCCCGAGTGGCTGGAACTGCTCGGCACCCTCGACCTGATCTCCGTACTCAACGGCGGTTCCTACGAGGACGCCTCGGACAAGTTCTACTCGTCGCCGACCCAGATCATCCTGCCCGGCACCTCCCGCAAGATGGACGACGGCTGGGAGAACCGGCGCCGCCGGGTACGCGGCACCAACGACTGGGTGCGCTTCCGGCTCGCCGCACAGGGCGCCGTCCGCGCCGTCGAGATCGACACCGCCTACCTCAAGGGCAACTCGGCCGGCTGGATCGCCCTCCAGGGACGCAACGGCGACACGGGGGAGTGGTTCGAGATCATCCCCCGCACCAAGCTCCAGCCCGACACCCTGCACCGCTTCAAGCTCCCGGCCCAGGCCGTCGTCACCCATGTCCGCCTCGACGCCTTCCCCGACGGCGGCGTCGCCCGGATGCGCCTGCACGGCGCGCTCACGGAGCAGGGCGCGGCCGGTCTGCGCGCCCGGTTCACGGCGCTCGGCGGCTGAGCACCGCCGCGAGCCACCCACTTCCGCCCGGCGGCGCGGCAGCGCACCGACGCCCGCCCGCCGGGCGGACCTCAAGCACCACGGACACAGAAGAACCTCAAGCACCCGGGACACAGAAGAAGGGGCGCCCTCCCTCGTGGGGGCGCCCCTTCCTCCGTACTAATGCACTACTTCGCCGCGGCCGCGTCCGCCGCCCGCGCCCGGAGCGCACGCTCGACGCCCGCGCGGCTCTCCGTCACCAGGCGTCGCAGCGCCGGGGCCGGGTTGTGCTCGGCGATCCAGGCGTCCGTCGCGTCCAGGGTCTCCTGCGAGACCTGGAGGCTCGGGTAGAGGCCGACCACGATCTGCTGGACGATCTCGTGGCTGCGGGTCTCCGAGATGCCCTTGATCGACGCGAAGTACTTCGCCGTGTACGGGGCGAGCAGCTCGCGCTGGTCGGCCTGGACGAAGCCGCCGATGACGGCCTCCTGCACGGCGTTCGCCAGCTTGTCGTCCTCGACGACCGAGGTCCAGGCCTCCGCCTTCGCCGCCTCCGTCGGACGGGCCGCGCGCGCGGTGGCGGCGTGGCGCTCGCCCGCCGCCGTGCGGTCCCGCTCCAGCTCGGCGGCGATCTCCGCCTCGTCGAAGCGGCCGGTGGCCGCGAGCCGCTGGACGAACGCCCAGCGCAGCTCGGTGTCGACGGCCAGGCCGTCGATCACCTGGGAGCCGTCGAGCAGCCCGGCGAGCAGGTCGAGCTCCGCGTCCGTACGGGCGGTCGCCGCGAAGGCCCGCGCCCACGCCAGCTGGTGGTCGCTGCCACCCGCGGCGGCACGCAGCTGCTCCTGGGCGAAGGCGCCCCAGCGGGCCAGGCCCGTGGCCCGCCACTCCGGCGCCGCGTACATCTCCAGGGCGGCCTTGACCTGGCCCTGGAGCGACTGGACCACGCCGATGTCGGACTCCTTGGCGACACCGGAGAGCACGAGCTCCAGGTAGTCGCGGGTGGCCAGCTCGCCGTCGCGGGTCATGTCCCAGGCCGAGGCCCAGCACAGGGCGCGCGGCAGCGACTCGGCGAAGTCGCCGAGGTGCGCGGTGACGTTCTTCAGGGACACCTCGTCGAGGCGGACCTTGGCGTACGACAGGTCGTCGTCGTTGAGGAGGACGACCGCCGGGCGGGCCTTGCCCACGAGCTGCGGTACGGCGGTCAGCTCGGCGGCCTCGATGTCGAGTTCGAGGCGCTCGGTGCGGACCAGCTTGCCGGTCTCGTTCAGCTCGTAGAAGCCGATCGCGATCCGGTGCGGGCGCAGCACGGCCTCGCCCTTGGCACCGGCGGGCAGCGCCGGGGCCTCCTGCTTGACGGCGAAGGAGGTGATCGAGCCGTTCTCGTCGGTCTCGATCTCCGGGCGGAGGATGTTGATGCCGGCCGTCTCCAGCCACGCCTTCGACCAGGTCTTCAGGTCACGGCCGGAGGTCTCCTCCAGGGCGCCGAGGAGGTCGGAGAGGCGGGTGTTGCCGAAGGCGTGGGCCTGGAAGTAGGCCTGGACGCCCTTGAAGAACTCGTCCTGGCCGACGTAGGCGACGAGCTGCTTCAGGACCGAGGCGCCCTTGGCGTACGTGATCCCGTCGAAGTTGACGAGCACGTCCTCCAGGTCGTTGATCTCGGCCATGATCGGGTGCGTGGACGGCAGCTGGTCCTGGCGGTAGGCCCAGGTCTTCTCCGCGTTGGCGAAGGTCGTCCAGGCGTTGGGCCAGCGGGTGCCCGCCACCGAGGCCTGGCAGGCGACGGAGGTGTAGGTGGCGAACGACTCGTTCAGCCAGAGGTCGTTCCACCACTCCATGGTGACGAGGTCGCCGAACCACATATGGGCGAGCTCGTGCAGGATCGTCTCGGCACGCCGCTCGTACGCCGCGTCCGTCACCTTCGAGCGGAAGACGTACTGGTCGCGGATGGTGACCGCGCCCGCGTTCTCCATCGCGCCCGCGTTGAACTCCGGCACGAAGAGCTGGTCGTACTTCGCGAACGGGTAGTCGTACGCGAACTTCTCCTGGAACCAGTCGAAGCCCTGCCGCGTGACGTCGAAGATGTGGTCCGCGTCGAGGAACTCGGCGAGCGACGGACGGCAGTAGATGCCGAGCGGGACGCTCTGCCCGTCCTTCTCGTACGAGGAGTGCACCGAGTGGTACGGGCCGACGATCAGCGCGGTGATGTACGTGGAGATCCGCGGCGTCGGCTCGAAGACCCAGATGTCGTCCTTGGGCTCCGGGGTCGGAGAGTTGGAGATGACCTTCCAGCCCGTCGGCGCCTTCACGGTGAACTGGAAGGTCGCCTTGAGATCCGGCTGCTCGAACGAGGCGAAGAGCCGGCGCGCGTCCGGCACCTCGAACTGCGTGTACAGATAGGCCTGGTCGTCGACCGGGTCGACGAAGCGGTGCAGACCCTCACCGGTGTTGGTGTACGCGCAGTCGGCGACGACCTTCAGCTCGTTGCGGCCCGCGACGAGATGGGCGAGGGCGATCCGCGAGTCGCGGAAGACGGCGGCGACGTCGAGCGAACGGCCGTTCAGCACGACCTCGTGGACGGCGGGCGCGACGAGGTCGATGAACGTCGAGGCACCGGCCTCTGCGGAATCGAAGCGGACGGTGGTGACGGACCGGTAGGTGCCGCCCTCCTGCGCACCGGAGAGGTCGAGTTCGACCTCGTACGCGTCCACGGTGAGCAGCGCTGCCCGCTGCTGAGCCTCTTCACGGGTCAGGTTTGTGCCAGGCACCCGGTCAACTCCTCGGTTTTGTGATGTTTGGCCCATCCTTCCACGGGGTGTGTCGGCAGCGCACGAGACATTTCCCAGGGCGAACACAGCGGCTGCGCGGGGCGAACGCGAGAGGGCGGCCACCCGTGTCCGGATGGCCGCCCTCGTACCGTTCCGGGCGTCAGGCGCCCTTGAGCTCGGCCGCGACCAGCTCCGCGATCTGCACGGCGTTCAGCGCCGCGCCCTTGCGCAGGTTGTCGTTGGAGAGGAAGAGCGCGAGACCGTTCTCCACGGTCTCGTCCACGCGGATGCGGCCCACGTACGAGGCGTCCTTGCCGGCCGCCTGGAGCGGGGTCGGGATCTCGGAGAGCTCGACGCCCTCGGCGTCCTTGAGCAGCTCGTAGGCGCGCTCGACGCTGATCGGGCGGTCGAAGCGGACGTTCACCTGGAGGGAGTGGCCGGAGAAGACCGGGACGCGCACGCAGGTGCCGGAGACCTTGAGGCCGGGGATCTCCAGGATCTTGCGGGACTCGTTGCGGAGCTTCTGCTCCTCGTCGGTCTCGAAGGAGCCGTCGTCGACGATCGAACCGGCCAGCGGGACCACGTTGAAGGCGATCGGGCGCTTGTAGACGGCGGGCTCGGGGAACTCGACGGCCTCGCCGTCGAACGCCAGCTGGTCGGCGGTCTCGGCCACGGCACACGCCTGGGTGCGCAGCTCGGCGACACCGGCCACGCCCGAGCCGGAGACGGCCTGGTAGGTGGTGGCGATCAGCGCGGTGAGGCCGGCCTCCTGGTGGAGCGGCTTGAGGACCGGCATCGCGGCCATCGTGGTGCAGTTCGGGTTGGCGATGATGCCCTTGGGGCGGTCCTTGATCGCGTGCGCGTTGACCTCGGAGACCACCAGCGGGACCTCGGGGTCGCCGCGCCACGCGGAGGAGTTGTCGATCACGACGGCGCCCTGGGAGGCGACCTTCTCGGCGAGGGCGCGGGAGGTGGCGCCGCCGGCCGAGAACAGGACGATGTCCAGGCCGGTGTAGTCGGCGGTGGAGGCGTCCTCGACCGTGACGCCGTCGACGACGGTGCCGGCGGAGCGGGCGGAGGCGAAGAGCCGCAGCTCGTCGAGGGGGAAGCTCCGCTCGGCCAGGATGCTGCGCATGACTGTGCCGACCTGACCGGTGGCTCCGACGATTCCGACCTTCACGGGGACTCCTCCGTACGTATGTGCAGGTTGCTGCCGGTCCATGATGCGTATGTCCCGGGTCGACTTGTCCAATCCATTGTCCAAGGGACGGGACGAACGAGGGTCAGGCGTCCTTCGTGCGGGCGTAGTGCCGGGAGGCCTTGGCGCGGTTGCCGCAGATCGCCATCGAGCACCAGCGGCGGGTGCCGTTCCGCGAGGTGTCGAAGAAGTGCAGGATGCACGCCTCGTGGGCGCAGGCCCGGATCCGGTCGGGGGCGCTGCGCAGCAGGTCGAGGTAGTCGCGGGCGGCGGTCCAGCCGGGGCCCCAGGCGGGGTCCGCGAACTCGGGCCGCTCGCCGGGGCCCTCGGTGGTGAGGGTGGCCCGGATGCGGCCGTGGCCGAGGACGGCGTCGACGCGGGCGGTGGCGGCCGGGTCGCCGGGGTGGTCGACGAGCGCGGCGAGGGCGTCCCGGGCGGTGAGGGTGTGGCGCAGGGTGGTGGCGTCGGCGGTGAACCGCTCGTCGAGCCCGTTCGCGGCGAGCCAGACGGCGAGCCCCTCGACCCCGCCGAGCAGGTCCTGGCGGACGCCCTCCTCGTTCCAGCGGGTGTTGAGCAGGTCGAGGGAGACGGGCTCGCCGGTGAGCGGCCGTGGATCGCTGGCGGTGGCGGTCATGTGGGGAGCCCTCCTCGGTGAACTAACCCCTCAAGAGTACGTGAGCGGTTGACGCACTTCGCTTCTAACCTCTAAAGTCGAATTAAGAGGTTAGCCCGGGAGGGCCGGCCACGCCATGGAGAGACAGGGAATCGTCATGACCGCGATCGGCACGCTCACCACCCACCACGTCGGCCTCAACGTCACCGACCTGGACCGCTCGCT is a window encoding:
- the alc gene encoding allantoicase; translated protein: MTFETSQDQDPHANDAAPYSGGDPYADYRTGDFPFTELVDLADRRLGAGVVAANDEFFAERENLLVRERAVFDPEHFGHKGKIMDGWETRRRRGADAENVFPAPEDHDWAIVRLGAPGVIRGIIVDTAHFRGNYPQRVSIQATSVEGSPSPEELLDAKWEELVPPTPVRGHAANGFTVTAERRWTHLRVCQHPDGGIARLRVHGEVVPDPEWLELLGTLDLISVLNGGSYEDASDKFYSSPTQIILPGTSRKMDDGWENRRRRVRGTNDWVRFRLAAQGAVRAVEIDTAYLKGNSAGWIALQGRNGDTGEWFEIIPRTKLQPDTLHRFKLPAQAVVTHVRLDAFPDGGVARMRLHGALTEQGAAGLRARFTALGG
- a CDS encoding aspartate-semialdehyde dehydrogenase — protein: MKVGIVGATGQVGTVMRSILAERSFPLDELRLFASARSAGTVVDGVTVEDASTADYTGLDIVLFSAGGATSRALAEKVASQGAVVIDNSSAWRGDPEVPLVVSEVNAHAIKDRPKGIIANPNCTTMAAMPVLKPLHQEAGLTALIATTYQAVSGSGVAGVAELRTQACAVAETADQLAFDGEAVEFPEPAVYKRPIAFNVVPLAGSIVDDGSFETDEEQKLRNESRKILEIPGLKVSGTCVRVPVFSGHSLQVNVRFDRPISVERAYELLKDAEGVELSEIPTPLQAAGKDASYVGRIRVDETVENGLALFLSNDNLRKGAALNAVQIAELVAAELKGA
- a CDS encoding CGNR zinc finger domain-containing protein; this translates as MTATASDPRPLTGEPVSLDLLNTRWNEEGVRQDLLGGVEGLAVWLAANGLDERFTADATTLRHTLTARDALAALVDHPGDPAATARVDAVLGHGRIRATLTTEGPGERPEFADPAWGPGWTAARDYLDLLRSAPDRIRACAHEACILHFFDTSRNGTRRWCSMAICGNRAKASRHYARTKDA
- the pepN gene encoding aminopeptidase N is translated as MPGTNLTREEAQQRAALLTVDAYEVELDLSGAQEGGTYRSVTTVRFDSAEAGASTFIDLVAPAVHEVVLNGRSLDVAAVFRDSRIALAHLVAGRNELKVVADCAYTNTGEGLHRFVDPVDDQAYLYTQFEVPDARRLFASFEQPDLKATFQFTVKAPTGWKVISNSPTPEPKDDIWVFEPTPRISTYITALIVGPYHSVHSSYEKDGQSVPLGIYCRPSLAEFLDADHIFDVTRQGFDWFQEKFAYDYPFAKYDQLFVPEFNAGAMENAGAVTIRDQYVFRSKVTDAAYERRAETILHELAHMWFGDLVTMEWWNDLWLNESFATYTSVACQASVAGTRWPNAWTTFANAEKTWAYRQDQLPSTHPIMAEINDLEDVLVNFDGITYAKGASVLKQLVAYVGQDEFFKGVQAYFQAHAFGNTRLSDLLGALEETSGRDLKTWSKAWLETAGINILRPEIETDENGSITSFAVKQEAPALPAGAKGEAVLRPHRIAIGFYELNETGKLVRTERLELDIEAAELTAVPQLVGKARPAVVLLNDDDLSYAKVRLDEVSLKNVTAHLGDFAESLPRALCWASAWDMTRDGELATRDYLELVLSGVAKESDIGVVQSLQGQVKAALEMYAAPEWRATGLARWGAFAQEQLRAAAGGSDHQLAWARAFAATARTDAELDLLAGLLDGSQVIDGLAVDTELRWAFVQRLAATGRFDEAEIAAELERDRTAAGERHAATARAARPTEAAKAEAWTSVVEDDKLANAVQEAVIGGFVQADQRELLAPYTAKYFASIKGISETRSHEIVQQIVVGLYPSLQVSQETLDATDAWIAEHNPAPALRRLVTESRAGVERALRARAADAAAAK